One Sporocytophaga myxococcoides DNA segment encodes these proteins:
- a CDS encoding PAS domain S-box protein — translation MALKELQLSCLADYARFIYENFLDAFTEAEMEASQDNQLPLLKFFKKHTLEEKFNITKRYIVEYLQNFIEGTAVDGIIAGLEEWKEDKLVIPRTGVSPVDMALLEKGRKSILLKFLPLYTKNLKKALEIVNEIENFYSFQSVKAIEYFSDIQNEEILRKNQELTHAYEQLKESNEELVRTEELLKESNDNLEDIIRARTAQILESEERYKAFINQSSEGIWRLELNGIDGIPVDLPVAKQIELLYSFGYFAECNVRMAKMHGYEDVSAVLDKKLQDIMSFANFSPYGYFNSFIESGYNLTDAESLEINNEGRIVYILNNIQGVVENGKLVRAWGTQRDITDEKNTEERLRYVVNNAPIIIWSLDKAGNVVLAEGNTLMPDIRDNENGSGKISLKELKYLPELSASAMRALEGEAFAKIIKIGDKSFEAHFSPLKDYMGKVTGAVNVAIDITDRVTIEKKLLESEDRLRLSIEAADLGIWDITDLSGEFVWDERSKRFFGLSKNAKVNYEVFLNGIYLEDRAYVKSAIEATLRGERKDDIDVEFRTIGYEDRLLRWIRIRGKVFFKGKGEPFRFIGTSQDITNKKVQENELKTLADKLSESQYRLNLITNAVPAFISYITPDKKYIFTNNYYKRLFPHGEVIIGKSISDVVGVENSAIFYAHFEKAIREKRNITFDYVLNKEEVGFNNSNIRITYIPDIDENGKVRGVVAMGLDITESIRYERDLEKKNKELSKINNDLDNFIYTASHDLKAPVTNIEGLVSSLVETLEESNCTLSEETKLVVSLIKDSVGRFQVTIKDLSEIGKIQKNFVEDVSYINVKEIIEETELSIENKIQEANAEIVLDINDCPSISFSRSNFRSVVYNLLTNALKYRSPERKSRITIKCTVDRDYSILEFKDNGLGMKEHLKSRIFQMFKRLHDHVEGTGVGLYLVKKIIDNSGGKIEVETKEGEGSVFRIFFRNSPYILSV, via the coding sequence ATGGCATTAAAAGAATTACAATTGTCTTGCCTTGCGGATTATGCCCGGTTTATATACGAGAACTTTTTGGACGCCTTTACGGAAGCAGAAATGGAAGCTTCTCAAGATAATCAATTACCCCTACTGAAGTTCTTCAAAAAACATACTCTAGAAGAGAAATTTAATATTACTAAAAGATATATTGTAGAATATCTTCAGAATTTTATTGAAGGAACCGCTGTGGATGGTATAATTGCAGGACTTGAAGAGTGGAAGGAGGATAAACTTGTTATTCCAAGAACAGGCGTTAGTCCTGTCGATATGGCATTATTGGAAAAGGGTAGAAAAAGTATCTTGTTAAAGTTTCTGCCTTTATACACTAAAAATTTGAAGAAAGCGCTGGAAATTGTTAATGAAATAGAAAATTTTTATTCTTTTCAATCCGTAAAAGCCATAGAATACTTTTCGGATATTCAGAATGAAGAAATTCTCAGGAAGAATCAGGAGTTGACACATGCCTATGAACAATTAAAAGAAAGTAATGAGGAGCTGGTGCGGACAGAAGAGCTTCTTAAAGAAAGCAATGATAATCTAGAAGATATTATAAGGGCCAGAACAGCGCAGATTTTAGAAAGTGAAGAAAGGTATAAAGCTTTCATAAATCAAAGCTCAGAGGGCATTTGGAGACTTGAATTAAATGGTATTGACGGGATACCTGTGGATCTTCCAGTAGCTAAGCAAATTGAACTATTGTATTCTTTCGGATATTTTGCTGAATGCAATGTGCGTATGGCAAAAATGCATGGCTATGAAGATGTCTCAGCTGTCCTGGACAAAAAACTTCAGGATATAATGTCATTTGCGAATTTTTCGCCTTATGGATACTTTAATTCATTTATAGAGTCAGGGTACAACCTTACAGATGCAGAGTCCTTGGAAATTAACAATGAGGGTCGTATTGTTTACATCCTGAATAATATTCAGGGAGTGGTTGAAAACGGTAAGTTGGTCAGAGCATGGGGAACACAGAGGGATATAACTGATGAAAAGAATACGGAAGAAAGATTAAGGTATGTTGTAAATAATGCTCCTATTATTATTTGGTCTCTGGATAAGGCTGGTAACGTTGTGCTTGCGGAAGGTAATACATTGATGCCTGATATAAGGGACAACGAGAATGGATCCGGAAAAATTTCTCTTAAAGAGTTAAAGTATCTTCCAGAACTCTCTGCCAGTGCAATGAGAGCTCTGGAAGGGGAAGCTTTTGCTAAAATAATTAAAATAGGGGATAAGTCTTTTGAGGCTCATTTTAGCCCTCTCAAGGATTATATGGGAAAGGTTACGGGAGCAGTTAACGTTGCTATAGATATCACTGATCGAGTAACCATTGAGAAAAAACTTCTGGAAAGTGAAGACAGATTGAGATTGTCAATAGAAGCTGCTGATCTTGGAATCTGGGATATTACTGATTTGTCCGGAGAGTTTGTTTGGGATGAAAGAAGTAAACGTTTCTTTGGATTAAGCAAAAATGCAAAGGTTAATTACGAGGTGTTTCTTAATGGTATTTATCTTGAAGACAGAGCATATGTAAAATCCGCTATAGAGGCTACATTAAGAGGAGAGCGAAAGGATGATATAGATGTAGAGTTCAGGACAATAGGATACGAAGATAGGTTGCTGCGTTGGATCAGGATTAGAGGCAAAGTCTTTTTTAAAGGGAAAGGTGAACCATTTAGATTTATAGGAACAAGTCAAGACATAACAAATAAAAAGGTACAGGAAAATGAGTTGAAAACACTTGCAGATAAGCTCAGTGAGAGCCAGTATCGATTAAACCTTATCACAAATGCTGTTCCTGCATTTATATCGTACATCACTCCGGATAAAAAATATATTTTTACCAATAATTACTACAAAAGACTTTTCCCTCATGGGGAAGTGATTATCGGTAAATCTATTTCTGATGTTGTCGGTGTGGAGAATTCAGCTATATTCTATGCTCATTTTGAAAAGGCAATAAGAGAAAAGCGAAATATTACGTTTGATTATGTGCTCAACAAGGAAGAAGTTGGTTTCAATAACTCAAATATTAGGATAACTTACATCCCTGATATTGACGAAAATGGTAAAGTGAGAGGAGTTGTAGCCATGGGGTTGGATATTACGGAAAGTATAAGGTATGAAAGGGATCTGGAGAAAAAGAACAAGGAATTGTCAAAAATAAATAATGATCTTGATAACTTTATTTATACAGCTTCTCATGATTTAAAAGCTCCTGTTACTAATATTGAAGGTCTGGTCTCTTCTTTGGTGGAAACACTTGAGGAAAGTAACTGTACTCTGAGCGAGGAGACAAAGTTGGTGGTTTCTCTCATCAAAGATTCAGTAGGTAGGTTTCAGGTAACTATTAAAGATCTTTCAGAAATAGGCAAAATTCAGAAAAATTTTGTGGAAGATGTTTCTTATATAAATGTTAAAGAGATAATAGAAGAGACTGAGTTAAGCATAGAAAACAAGATTCAGGAGGCCAATGCTGAAATAGTTTTGGATATTAATGATTGCCCTTCTATTAGTTTTTCCAGATCAAATTTCAGAAGTGTCGTATATAACCTTTTGACAAATGCTCTTAAATACAGAAGTCCTGAAAGGAAATCGCGCATCACCATTAAATGTACGGTTGACAGGGATTATAGCATATTAGAATTTAAGGATAATGGTCTTGGTATGAAGGAGCATTTAAAATCTAGGATTTTCCAGATGTTTAAAAGGTTGCACGACCATGTAGAAGGTACAGGAGTTGGCCTATATCTGGTAAAAAAAATTATTGATAACTCAGGCGGAAAAATAGAGGTTGAAACAAAAGAAGGCGAAGGCAGTGTATTTAGAATTTTCTTCAGAAATTCTCCATATATATTATCAGTATAG
- a CDS encoding VOC family protein, whose protein sequence is MKISHLDHFVLTVKDLDVSSDFYRDVLGMEKVTFSGGRIALRFGNQKINLHLSGNEFEPKALKPLSGSADFCFITPTPIMQVVEELQEKNVPVITGIVERTGALGRIRSIYFRDPDGNLIEVSNYLNPNIPEVVVETNL, encoded by the coding sequence ATGAAAATAAGCCATCTTGATCACTTTGTTTTAACAGTTAAAGATCTGGATGTTTCATCTGATTTTTACAGGGATGTATTAGGAATGGAAAAAGTTACTTTTTCTGGTGGAAGGATTGCATTAAGATTCGGGAATCAAAAAATTAATCTGCACCTTTCAGGAAATGAATTTGAACCTAAAGCCCTTAAACCATTATCAGGGTCTGCAGATTTCTGTTTTATTACTCCCACACCTATTATGCAGGTAGTTGAAGAGTTGCAGGAGAAAAATGTTCCTGTTATTACTGGTATTGTAGAGCGTACCGGTGCATTGGGAAGAATAAGATCTATTTATTTCAGAGATCCGGACGGGAATTTAATTGAAGTTTCTAACTACTTGAATCCGAATATTCCTGAGGTTGTTGTTGAAACTAATCTGTGA
- a CDS encoding GNAT family N-acetyltransferase: MTDNIHFVQADLSDSKQFEDFWSLLNEYASDIMGGGAALPIERKEQLRMQLPEVRNSYILIAYINDQPAGLANCFTSFSTFNAAPLLNIHDFVVKESFRNKGIALAMLNQIEKYAREKKYCKLTLEVLEGNKRARHLYNTFGFSSYELDPMLGKAIFLDKKLK; this comes from the coding sequence ATGACAGATAATATACATTTTGTTCAGGCTGATCTTTCTGACAGCAAGCAATTTGAAGATTTCTGGAGTCTTCTGAATGAATATGCTAGTGATATAATGGGAGGGGGAGCAGCATTACCGATAGAAAGGAAGGAACAGCTCAGAATGCAACTTCCGGAAGTAAGAAATTCCTATATTCTTATCGCTTATATTAATGACCAGCCTGCAGGACTTGCAAATTGCTTTACGAGCTTTTCAACTTTTAATGCTGCTCCACTTCTCAATATTCATGATTTCGTCGTAAAAGAAAGTTTCAGGAATAAAGGAATTGCACTTGCAATGCTTAATCAAATTGAAAAATATGCTCGGGAAAAAAAATATTGCAAACTCACTCTGGAAGTGCTTGAAGGTAATAAAAGAGCACGACATCTATATAACACTTTTGGATTTTCCTCATATGAGCTTGACCCTATGCTGGGTAAGGCTATTTTTCTTGATAAGAAATTAAAATAA